In Populus alba chromosome 1, ASM523922v2, whole genome shotgun sequence, a single window of DNA contains:
- the LOC118034917 gene encoding uncharacterized protein — MNRPGDWNCRSCQHLNFQRRDSCQRCGDPRSAGDFGGFGGRGGSSLGFTGSDVRPGDWYCTAGNCGAHNFASRSSCFKCGVYKEMDSAGGFDSDFPRSRGFGGSTTGGGNRSGWKSGDWICTRWGCNEHNFASRMECFKCNAPRDLSNRTSY; from the exons ATGAACAGGCCAGGAGACTGGAACTGCAGGTCATGCCAACACCTCAATTTCCAGAGGCGTGACTCTTGCCAACGTTGTGGGGACCCCAGGTCCGCAGGTGATTTTGGGGGTTTCGGTGGGCGCGGTGGCTCATCACTTGGGTTCACCGGGTCGGATGTTCGTCCCGGTGATTGGTACTGCACTGCCGGAAACTGCGGGGCCCACAACTTTGCTAGCCGTTCTAGTTGCTTCAAATGTGGAGTGTACAAGGAAATGGACTCCGCCGGGGGCTTCGATTCTGATTTTCCTCGATCTAGAGGGTTTGGTGGGAGCACTACTGGAGGTGGCAATCGATCTGGATGGAAATCCGGAGACTGGATTTGCACTAG GTGGGGATGCAACGAACACAACTTTGCTAGCAGAATGGAGTGCTTCAAGTGCAATGCCCCAAGAGATCTTAGCAACAGAACTTCATACTAG
- the LOC118034916 gene encoding uncharacterized protein has translation MSLTSVKMTEEVWLTCLTHALSTETEEILGLLLGDIEYAKDGNVTALIWGASPQSRSDRRKDRVETKPEQLAAASAQAERMTASTGRTTRVIGWYHSHPHITVLPSHVDVRTQAMYQLLDPGFIGLIFSCFNEDVNKVGRIQVIAFQSSDGKQNNMLRPVSAMPVNKSSIIELDSSSSDIASLEGPELDTADSRAAAGSSKGGARSLGLGDFFANADANYVGRERIGGNYYSSNSGDKITDIDPMDMSESMQEAMHRSNLDMSGAEYSRREIPLHVLPTCSLLKLDSPLMSFGDLQRVLYEEERGAYNQAILQNMRNGKVHPLTFIHHTATYQASMCKLIEYCLSPAINSLQGRLRENDIRLATLADEAKMLEMETAKGSELQISPSSSRSPRQVPSPGLRGSALSGQRDFHGSSESFSSRTVASPGSRSRTSSS, from the exons TATGCGAAAGATGGCAATGTTACTGCATTAATATGGGGAGCCTCACCTCAGTCAAGATCTGATAGGAGAAAGGACCGGGTAGAGACAAAACCAGAACAGTTGGCTGCAGCATCAGCTCAAGCTGAGA GAATGACTGCATCAACAGGACGAACAACAAGAGTGATAGGGTGGTATCATTCACACCCTCATATTACTGTACTTCCTTCTCATGTTG ATGTGAGGACCCAGGCAATGTACCAACTTCTAGATCCTGGGTTTATCGGTCTGATATTTTCCTGTTTTAATGAGGATGTCAATAAG GTTGGAAGAATCCAAGTCATTGCTTTCCAGTCCTCAGATGGGAAACAGAATAACATGTTAAGACCTGTTTCTGCAATGCCTGTAAATAAAAGTTCAATAATAGAGCTTGATTCATCTTCCTCAGATATTGCGAGTCTGGAGGGCCCTGAACTGGACACTGCTGATTCAAGAGCAGCTGCAGGATCCAGTAAG GGTGGGGCAAGATCTTTGGGTCTTGGGGATTTCTTTGCTAATGCTGATGCCAACTATGTTGGGAGAGAAAGAATTGGAGGAAACTACTATAGCAGCAATTCAGGTGATAAGATAACTGATATAGACCCCATGGACATGTCAGAGAGTATGCAGGAAGCTATGCACCGCTCAAATTTGGACATGAG TGGTGCGGAGTATTCCAGAAGAGAAATTCCTCTTCATGTTTTGCCCACATGCTCTCTGCTTAAGCTTGATTCACCTCTAATGTCATTTGGTGATTTGCAACGTGTGTTATATGAAGAGGAGCGTGGAGCATACAACCAAGCCATCTTGCAGAATATGAG GAATGGAAAAGTACATCCCTTGACTTTCATTCACCACACAGCAACATATCAGGCTTCCATGTGCAAATTGATTGAATACTG TCTAAGTCCTGCCATAAATTCACTCCAGGGCCGCTTGAGAGAGAATGATATTCgg TTAGCAACACTTGCTGATGAAGCCAAGATGTTGGAGATGGAAACCGCTAAAGGGAGTGAGTTACAGATATCCCCATCAAGTTCCAGATCTCCCCGGCAAGTTCCATCTCCTGGACTTCGAGGAAGTGCTTTGTCTGGTCAGAGGGACTTTCATGGTTCATCAGAATCTTTTAGTTCGAGGACCGTTGCCAGCCCTGGCAGCCGAAGCAGAACAAGCTCCTCTTAG